In Arsenophonus sp. aPb, one DNA window encodes the following:
- the fruK gene encoding 1-phosphofructokinase, with product MKGKVATITLNPAYDLVGMLDSIEKGAVNLVKTHGLYPAGKGINVANTLKNLNVNVTVGGFLGKENLNGFLHDFKERGITNHFHAIEGRTRINVKLTEKNSVVSDFNFSGFEVNKQDWQHFAKDSLSWLSQFDMICVSGSLPKGIDLDDFTDWMKRLRNQCMCVIFDSSREALIAGLKANPWLVKPNRHELESWIGHPLPTYQEIAKAAQQLLSQGITHVVISLGEEGAMWVNASGAWLATPPKCQVVSTVGAGDAMVGGLIYGLMMRQTSEHTLRLATAISAITVSQGNVRSMDRQQLTKMMNQVALIPFQI from the coding sequence ATGAAAGGTAAAGTTGCAACCATTACATTAAATCCGGCATATGATTTAGTCGGCATGTTAGACAGTATTGAAAAAGGTGCTGTCAACTTAGTTAAAACCCATGGATTGTATCCGGCAGGTAAAGGCATAAATGTTGCTAATACATTAAAAAATCTAAATGTTAATGTCACTGTCGGTGGTTTTTTAGGTAAAGAAAATCTAAACGGTTTTCTTCACGACTTCAAAGAGCGCGGGATCACAAATCATTTTCATGCCATCGAAGGTAGAACTCGCATTAACGTCAAATTGACTGAAAAAAATAGTGTGGTTAGTGATTTTAATTTTTCCGGCTTTGAAGTAAATAAACAGGATTGGCAGCATTTTGCCAAAGATTCCCTTAGCTGGTTAAGTCAATTTGATATGATATGTGTTAGTGGTAGCTTACCCAAAGGTATCGATTTAGATGACTTTACTGACTGGATGAAACGGCTACGTAATCAATGTATGTGCGTCATATTTGATAGTAGCCGAGAAGCATTGATTGCCGGTTTAAAAGCCAATCCTTGGTTGGTGAAACCAAATCGACATGAATTAGAAAGTTGGATTGGCCACCCTTTACCTACCTATCAAGAAATCGCCAAAGCGGCCCAGCAATTACTTTCTCAAGGCATTACTCACGTTGTCATTTCCTTAGGCGAAGAAGGTGCCATGTGGGTCAACGCATCCGGTGCTTGGTTAGCAACTCCACCAAAATGTCAGGTTGTAAGTACTGTTGGTGCCGGAGATGCCATGGTCGGAGGTTTAATTTATGGTTTAATGATGCGGCAAACCAGTGAACATACCTTGCGCTTAGCAACAGCTATTAGTGCCATAACAGTCAGCCAAGGTAATGTTAGGAGCATGGATCGGCAACAACTGACAAAAATGATGAACCAAGTTGCTCTGATCCCATTTCAAATATAA